The region CGTGCCCCACCTGATTGCAGCTGCCCGCCAGGTCCTCGAGCGCGATGACCTTACCCACGAACAACGCCAAGAAATCGCCGAGACACTCTCGACGAGAGTAACGACCTTCGAAATTGAGCAGTCGGTGACCGTCGACCGGGATTAGAAAATATCCGAGATAGCGATCTTTGCCTGTTCGGTTCCACGGTGGTCGCCGCCACCATGCCACCGGAGCAGTGGCAGATTCGACGCTTTGACCATCTTGTCGGTGACGATCGTGCACCCCGAGCGTCCGTGTGGTCGGTACACGACGAAGCAGTACCACCCGTCCGCCCGGCGAAGCTTCTCGTGATAGGCTTTGTAGACCTTGAAATTGCCCGGCTGGCCGTTGCTGTGTTCGATCATCGTCGATTTGATTTCCACTGGCGTCCCGTTCTGAAACCGCGCGTCGTGCCAACTGGCCCGCTCGAGTTCGAATCGGCGCTTCCGAGCCATTCGCTTTTCGCAGGCTGTTCCGAAGTGGTTCGCTCGCTTCGATCGATTCATGGATCATTCCTCCGACGGTCTCGCCAGCGTCGGTCTGCTCGAGCGGGGCTGTAGGTGATTAGCGCGGCAAATCCAACGAGCGACAGCGACAGACCCCACTGGCCACGCCCCAGTGAGAATAGCGCACCAGCGCCTGAGAGACCGACCATTGCGAGGGTTTGTCTCGAGAACACCCCACGTTCGTAGTCTCGCCGGAGTTCGTGAGCGAGATCGACGAGAGTGAACCGAACGGCATCTGCCAGATACTGGAGCGTCACCGTCACGCCGATCGCCCCCTTCGCGCGCGTCGCGATTTTTTGAAACCGACTCCAAAAAATGTCTGTTTCTTGCCACTATGTACGCGCCCCACGCGTGGTAATATATACACCTCCGCTGTTGCTGTGCGTGCTCGCCCATCGCTCGCGTCGCTCCCTCCCTGGAGGGAGCGCGGTGGGCTTTGGGCTGACGCTATACTAAAGGGGGGCAGGTTGCGCTTTACACGTTGACATCGGAGCGCCGTCATGCGATTACCTGCTCGACTGTGTTAACCCATTCGCGCTTCTCGCCCCCTTCGTCGATGTCGTTCCACCAGTTTGAGACGGTAGCGTGCGTGTACGGAACGAATTCGGCGGTTTCGCGGGCCGACATTCCTTGCTCTCGGCAGGCTTCCATCGTCCAGGCAGCAACCTGTTTCACCTCGTCTTCAGCGATTGCTGGCCCGGTATCGTCGCTTGTCGGTGCGTTCCACGACCAGTCGGCCTCGTCGTTCGTATGCGGTTCCCAGTCGGCTGG is a window of Natronorubrum sediminis DNA encoding:
- a CDS encoding DUF7692 domain-containing protein — translated: MRIRTDGDYAHRMDAIERAARFYDCNKTKAVVSACDDVPHLIAAARQVLERDDLTHEQRQEIAETLSTRVTTFEIEQSVTVDRD